A genomic window from Xenorhabdus cabanillasii includes:
- the amiB gene encoding N-acetylmuramoyl-L-alanine amidase AmiB: protein MKESLTMMNAFFVKTIQKWQTHWLMVCVLLVMLSQLVMTTAVASTLSNVHVSNRPSEATVTLGFTDGHPEYRFFPLHNPERLVVDIRQSANFTGLPMHLSGQGQAKQNLVKVVRTSQPPDLLHKRIVLELAQKATATSVVKRSGHQYQIIFTLKVDGTVSRSSTLKEKPAFRENPVSNEGKQLLTNKPTSGTMPTKQDAKITSAHGEQFAHGEQVVKKQLTKAAKGKYPIVIAIDAGHGGQDPGAIGQRGLREKNVTISVARKLEVLLRNDPMFKPVLTRNGDYFISVAGRSEVARKHKANMLVSIHADAAPNRRARGASVWVLSNRRANSELGNWLEQHEKQSELLGGAGDALANGTDPFLSQAVLDLQFGHSQRVGYDAAVQVLHQLTQVGSLHKRTPEHASLGVLRSPDIPSILVETGFISNSSEEGLLSSDQYQEKLAQAIHLGLRHYFQTNPLQTAPK, encoded by the coding sequence ATGAAGGAATCTCTGACCATGATGAATGCCTTCTTCGTGAAGACGATACAAAAATGGCAAACCCATTGGCTGATGGTTTGTGTGCTGCTTGTGATGTTAAGCCAACTGGTTATGACAACAGCGGTGGCGTCTACGTTGTCAAATGTGCATGTGAGCAATCGTCCATCTGAAGCGACTGTGACGTTGGGATTTACCGACGGGCATCCTGAGTATCGTTTTTTCCCTCTGCATAACCCTGAAAGACTGGTGGTGGATATTCGTCAATCCGCTAATTTCACAGGGCTGCCAATGCATTTATCAGGCCAGGGTCAGGCAAAACAGAATTTGGTAAAAGTCGTCCGAACCAGTCAGCCACCTGATTTACTTCATAAGCGAATTGTGCTGGAGTTGGCGCAGAAGGCAACAGCAACTTCCGTTGTGAAGCGATCAGGCCATCAATACCAGATTATCTTTACTCTGAAAGTAGATGGTACTGTGAGTCGTTCATCGACATTGAAAGAAAAACCTGCATTCAGAGAAAATCCAGTATCAAATGAAGGTAAGCAATTACTAACAAATAAGCCAACTTCTGGTACAATGCCGACAAAACAGGATGCTAAAATTACGTCTGCTCATGGTGAACAATTTGCTCATGGTGAACAAGTAGTGAAAAAACAGCTAACCAAGGCAGCTAAAGGAAAATATCCAATTGTTATTGCCATTGATGCCGGGCATGGGGGACAGGATCCGGGGGCAATCGGGCAGCGGGGATTGCGGGAAAAAAATGTTACCATCAGTGTAGCGCGTAAACTGGAAGTACTTCTGCGCAATGACCCCATGTTCAAACCTGTTCTGACACGGAATGGTGATTATTTTATTTCGGTAGCAGGACGATCTGAGGTCGCCCGTAAGCACAAAGCCAATATGCTGGTTTCCATTCATGCGGATGCTGCACCTAATCGTCGTGCCAGAGGAGCTTCTGTCTGGGTACTGTCCAATCGTCGTGCGAACAGTGAACTGGGGAATTGGCTGGAACAGCATGAGAAACAGTCTGAGTTGTTAGGTGGTGCGGGAGATGCTCTTGCCAATGGCACTGATCCTTTTTTGAGTCAGGCTGTGCTGGATCTGCAATTCGGGCATTCACAGCGGGTAGGCTACGACGCTGCTGTTCAGGTTTTGCATCAGTTAACTCAGGTTGGTTCTTTGCATAAACGTACACCAGAACATGCCAGTTTGGGGGTTCTGCGTTCACCGGACATTCCTTCCATCTTGGTAGAAACGGGTTTTATCAGTAACTCGTCAGAAGAAGGGTTGTTGAGTTCCGATCAGTATCAAGAAAAATTAGCGCAAGCCATCCATTTGGGGTTACGGCACTATTTTCAGACTAATCCGCTGCAAACAGCACCAAAGTAA
- the mutL gene encoding DNA mismatch repair endonuclease MutL, with protein MAIRILPPQLANQIAAGEVVERPASVVKELVENSLDAGATRIDIDIERGGIKLIRIRDNGCGISRQDLTLALARHATSKIASLDDLEAIVSMGFRGEALASISSVSRLTLTSRPENQTEAWQSYAEGRDMQVTVKPAAHPVGTTVEVLDLFYNTPARRKFLRTEKTEFSHVDEVVRRIALARLDVAINLNHNGKLVRQYRPAKEESQHERRLAAICGAAFVQQALALSWQHDSLSIKGWVVDPMNTAVAGDTQYCYVNGRMMRDRLINHAIRQAYQDLLQGEQQPAYVLYLEIDPHQVDVNVHPAKHEVRFHQARLVHDFIYQGVAAVLKQRGNGAELALDCQENTANWIPENRPSAGENHFLRQTKALSGEPPSNTSSSSRSVSSSSSGQHDKQRQEPLNNPSSGQRPEHGSTRQPYHGENYQKKQGELYQKLMQFESEEKQPLFPEKATPEKRDSGKPTPDAEKTTLTPTRSTVVQGKSSSYSFGKVLSIYASHYALFESASGIGLLSLPVAERWLRQAQLTPGEQGLKSQPLLIPLKLSLDQAEISVLKQNSELLKTFGIESTVAHGKVTIHAVSLPLRQQNLPKLFPALLGYLIEQPPASVEQVAIWLSRHLGSEHETWNVAQAVQLLADVERLCPQLVESPPEGLLQLIDLQAVVALFNHE; from the coding sequence ATGGCTATCAGGATATTACCCCCACAATTGGCAAATCAGATTGCTGCTGGTGAAGTGGTTGAACGCCCTGCATCGGTAGTGAAAGAGTTGGTGGAAAATAGCCTTGATGCTGGCGCTACCCGCATTGACATTGATATTGAGCGTGGTGGTATAAAATTGATCCGTATTCGTGATAATGGCTGTGGTATTAGCAGGCAAGACCTCACGTTGGCATTGGCTCGGCATGCTACCAGTAAAATAGCTTCTCTGGATGATCTGGAAGCCATTGTTAGTATGGGATTCCGAGGGGAGGCACTGGCCAGTATCAGTTCCGTTTCACGGTTGACGCTGACATCTCGTCCTGAAAATCAGACCGAAGCATGGCAGTCTTATGCTGAAGGCCGTGATATGCAAGTAACGGTAAAACCAGCTGCTCACCCTGTTGGAACGACGGTTGAGGTTTTAGACCTGTTTTATAACACGCCTGCTCGTCGAAAATTTCTGAGAACGGAAAAAACGGAGTTCAGCCATGTTGATGAAGTCGTGCGCAGAATCGCACTTGCCCGGCTGGACGTGGCGATCAATCTGAATCACAACGGAAAATTGGTTCGTCAGTATCGTCCGGCCAAAGAAGAATCTCAGCATGAACGTCGATTAGCAGCAATTTGTGGTGCGGCATTTGTGCAGCAGGCACTTGCACTATCATGGCAGCACGATTCTTTATCTATCAAGGGTTGGGTGGTTGATCCGATGAATACCGCTGTGGCAGGTGATACTCAGTATTGCTATGTTAATGGACGTATGATGCGGGATCGGCTGATTAATCATGCTATTCGTCAGGCCTACCAAGATCTGCTGCAAGGAGAGCAGCAACCTGCTTATGTTCTGTACCTGGAGATCGATCCGCATCAGGTTGATGTCAATGTGCATCCGGCCAAACATGAAGTGCGTTTTCATCAGGCGCGTTTGGTGCACGATTTTATTTATCAGGGCGTAGCAGCAGTATTGAAACAGCGGGGCAATGGCGCTGAACTGGCACTTGATTGTCAGGAGAATACCGCCAATTGGATACCGGAAAATCGGCCTTCTGCGGGAGAAAACCATTTTCTCCGACAAACAAAGGCGTTATCGGGAGAGCCGCCTTCAAATACATCATCATCTTCTCGCTCTGTATCTTCATCTTCGTCCGGGCAGCATGATAAGCAAAGGCAGGAACCACTCAACAATCCATCTTCAGGCCAGCGTCCAGAGCATGGCTCTACCCGGCAGCCTTATCATGGGGAAAATTATCAGAAAAAACAGGGGGAGTTGTATCAGAAACTGATGCAGTTTGAGTCAGAGGAAAAACAACCATTATTTCCTGAAAAGGCAACGCCTGAGAAACGAGATTCTGGAAAACCAACTCCTGACGCGGAAAAAACGACATTAACACCAACTCGTTCAACTGTCGTACAAGGGAAAAGTAGTAGTTATAGTTTCGGCAAGGTATTAAGTATCTATGCCTCCCATTACGCCTTGTTTGAGTCGGCATCAGGCATTGGGTTGTTGTCTTTACCTGTTGCGGAGCGTTGGCTGAGGCAGGCACAGTTAACTCCGGGAGAACAAGGGCTAAAATCACAACCACTGCTTATCCCATTGAAACTGTCTCTCGATCAGGCAGAAATTAGTGTCTTAAAGCAGAATAGTGAGCTATTAAAGACTTTTGGCATTGAATCTACTGTCGCGCATGGAAAAGTAACCATTCATGCGGTATCGTTGCCTCTTCGCCAACAGAACCTGCCAAAACTGTTTCCGGCCTTGTTGGGTTATCTGATAGAGCAGCCACCGGCTTCTGTAGAACAGGTGGCAATCTGGCTTTCCCGTCACTTGGGGAGCGAACACGAAACGTGGAACGTTGCGCAGGCTGTTCAGCTTTTAGCTGATGTCGAGCGCCTTTGCCCTCAGCTGGTGGAATCTCCGCCTGAGGGATTATTACAATTAATTGATTTACAAGCAGTGGTGGCACTTTTTAATCATGAGTGA
- the miaA gene encoding tRNA (adenosine(37)-N6)-dimethylallyltransferase MiaA, with translation MSDLKTQQLPTAIFIMGPTASGKTALSIALRQHLPVELISVDSALIYRGMDIGTAKPSAEEQVQAPHRLIDVLDPAEVYSAADFRRDALKHMAEITAAGRIPLLVGGTMLYFKALLEGLSPLPSASPEVRAQIEQQAEEEGWDALHRQLQEIDPVAAARIHPNDPQRLTRALEVFRISGKTLTTLTETSGNVLPYHVHQFAIAPASREVLHQRIAARFEQMIKTGFEDEVKALYARNDLHTDLPSIRCVGYRQMWSYLAGEISHDEMVYRGICATRQLAKRQITWLRSWDNVTWLDSDQPEQALNTVMQVIST, from the coding sequence ATGAGTGATTTAAAAACTCAACAATTGCCCACAGCCATTTTTATCATGGGGCCGACTGCCTCAGGAAAAACGGCATTATCAATCGCTTTACGTCAGCATCTTCCGGTTGAACTGATTAGCGTTGATTCTGCATTGATTTATCGTGGCATGGATATTGGTACAGCGAAACCTTCCGCAGAAGAACAGGTACAGGCACCTCATCGTTTGATTGATGTTTTGGATCCTGCCGAAGTTTATTCTGCTGCTGATTTTCGTCGTGATGCGTTGAAACACATGGCGGAAATTACGGCTGCCGGGAGAATTCCACTCTTGGTTGGTGGAACCATGCTATATTTCAAAGCATTACTAGAAGGATTATCGCCATTGCCTTCTGCAAGTCCTGAAGTGCGGGCACAGATTGAGCAGCAGGCAGAGGAAGAGGGGTGGGATGCATTGCACCGGCAGTTGCAGGAGATTGATCCGGTTGCTGCTGCAAGAATTCACCCAAATGATCCACAACGTCTTACTCGTGCACTGGAAGTTTTTCGGATTTCGGGTAAAACTCTAACTACATTGACTGAAACGTCTGGAAATGTATTGCCTTATCATGTTCATCAGTTTGCGATTGCGCCTGCAAGCCGTGAAGTTCTGCATCAGCGCATCGCTGCCCGTTTTGAACAAATGATCAAAACAGGGTTTGAAGATGAAGTTAAAGCGCTTTATGCTCGTAACGATTTGCATACAGATTTACCTTCCATTCGTTGTGTTGGTTATCGTCAGATGTGGTCTTATCTCGCAGGCGAAATCTCTCATGATGAGATGGTTTATCGTGGTATCTGTGCGACTCGCCAGCTAGCGAAACGTCAGATCACATGGCTCAGGAGTTGGGACAATGTGACTTGGTTGGACAGTGATCAACCTGAACAAGCACTAAATACAGTCATGCAGGTTATTAGTACATAA
- the hfq gene encoding RNA chaperone Hfq yields the protein MAKGQSLQDPFLNALRRERVPVSIYLVNGIKLQGQIESFDQFVILLKNTVSQMVYKHAISTVVPSRPVSHHGSNANMGSSVGNYQANTSSAVQQENDIAE from the coding sequence ATGGCTAAGGGGCAATCTTTGCAAGATCCATTCCTGAACGCATTACGACGTGAAAGGGTCCCGGTTTCTATTTATTTAGTCAACGGCATCAAATTGCAGGGTCAAATTGAATCTTTTGACCAATTTGTCATTTTGCTGAAAAACACAGTCAGTCAGATGGTTTATAAACACGCCATCTCTACTGTTGTGCCTTCCCGCCCAGTGTCTCATCATGGTAGCAATGCAAATATGGGATCCAGTGTAGGAAATTATCAGGCTAATACTAGCTCGGCGGTACAGCAGGAAAATGATATCGCTGAATAA
- the hflX gene encoding ribosome rescue GTPase HflX, with translation MFDRYEGGELAVLVHVFFSQEKDTENLSEFESLVTSAGVSPVQIVTGSRKAPHPKYFVGEGKAEEIAEAVKNSDADVVLFNHALSPAQERNLERLCQCRVVDRTGVILDIFAQRARTHEGKLQVELAQLRHLSTRLVRGWTHLERQKGGIGLRGPGETQLESDRRMLRDKIKQILGRLNKVEKQREQGRQARNKADIPTVSLVGYTNAGKSSLFNRITSAEVYAADQLFATLDPTLRRINVNDVGPVVLADTVGFIRHLPHDLVAAFKATLQETRQARLLLHVVDASDNRLDENILAVDSVLEEIEAHEIPSLLVMNKIDMLADFVPRIDRDEENRPVRVWLSAQTGEGIPLLLQALTERLSGEIAHYELHLPPEAGRLRSRFYQLQAIEREWMEEDGQLGLEVRMPMVDWRRLCKQEPNLPDYVV, from the coding sequence TTGTTTGATCGTTATGAAGGCGGAGAACTAGCCGTTCTGGTGCATGTTTTTTTCTCACAGGAAAAAGATACGGAAAATCTCAGTGAATTTGAATCATTGGTGACTTCCGCAGGTGTTTCTCCTGTGCAGATAGTGACAGGAAGCCGTAAAGCTCCGCATCCGAAATATTTTGTCGGGGAAGGCAAAGCAGAAGAAATTGCTGAAGCAGTCAAAAACAGCGACGCAGATGTGGTGCTGTTTAATCACGCACTCAGTCCTGCTCAGGAACGTAATCTTGAACGCCTGTGTCAATGTCGTGTTGTTGATCGCACTGGCGTGATCCTGGATATCTTTGCCCAGCGGGCAAGAACGCATGAAGGTAAGTTGCAGGTAGAACTTGCACAATTGCGTCACTTATCCACCCGTTTAGTTCGGGGTTGGACTCACCTTGAACGCCAGAAAGGGGGGATTGGTTTACGTGGTCCGGGAGAAACTCAGCTGGAATCAGACCGCCGTATGCTGCGTGACAAAATCAAGCAGATTCTGGGGCGTCTCAATAAAGTAGAAAAGCAACGCGAACAGGGGCGTCAGGCACGTAATAAAGCAGATATTCCTACTGTTTCCCTCGTCGGTTACACCAACGCAGGAAAATCAAGTTTATTCAATAGAATAACCTCGGCTGAGGTATATGCTGCTGATCAGCTTTTTGCTACTCTCGACCCTACATTGCGCCGGATCAATGTGAATGATGTTGGTCCGGTTGTCTTGGCTGATACCGTTGGTTTCATTCGTCATTTGCCTCATGATTTGGTTGCAGCGTTTAAGGCTACTTTGCAAGAAACCCGGCAGGCAAGATTGCTGCTTCATGTTGTTGATGCGTCAGATAATCGTTTGGATGAAAATATCCTTGCTGTTGATAGTGTCCTGGAAGAGATTGAGGCGCATGAGATCCCTTCTCTATTGGTGATGAACAAAATCGATATGTTAGCTGATTTTGTTCCCCGTATTGACCGTGATGAGGAAAATCGTCCGGTGAGAGTCTGGCTTTCTGCTCAGACTGGAGAAGGCATCCCTCTGTTATTACAGGCGCTGACTGAGCGTCTTTCAGGGGAAATTGCACATTATGAATTGCATCTTCCACCAGAAGCAGGGCGTCTGCGTAGTCGTTTTTACCAGCTTCAGGCGATTGAGCGTGAGTGGATGGAAGAAGATGGCCAGTTAGGGCTTGAAGTCAGGATGCCGATGGTTGACTGGCGTCGTCTGTGCAAACAAGAGCCAAATTTACCAGACTATGTTGTCTGA